A region of the Vibrio rumoiensis genome:
GGATCGTGATAATCCGGAAGCAGATCATGAGATTATTGTGACCGTAGATGCCGGTATCCCGACGATCATTTATGAAAGTGATATTGTGATTGAAGGTGAGGCGGCAACCGATGCGGATTTTTTACGTTTAATCGATCGCTCAAAATTAAATTTAGGCCAGGTTTTAAACCATGGTAATTATGAAGGGTTGAAGAGCGCTTTGCGTAACTTGGCATTGCAGAAAGGGTATTTCGACGGCCAATTTATTGTTACGCGTTTGCAAGTGTCACCAAGCCGTAATCAAGCTTTTGTCCATCTGCATTATCAAAGTGGACAACGTTACGTATTTGGTTCAACCAGTATTTCTGGTAGCCAAATTGAGCAAAAACGCGTTCAATCTTTGGTACCTTATCAAGCGGGTGACCCTTACCAATCGATTTTGGTTGGAGAGTTAAATCAAAATTTATCCAGCTCTGAATGGTTTTCTAATATTTCAGTCGAACCGGATATTGCCAGCGTGGATGAAGAAAAATCATTACCAATGAAGGTGAGGGTTTCTCCTCAAACGCGCAATCAAATTGAGACCGGCTTAGGCTATTCAACGGATGTTGGGCCTCGAGGTAAGCTCTCATGGAAAAAACCTTGGCTCAATAAATATGGCCACAGTGTCGGTGCCAGTGTGATGTTATCGCACCCAGAAAAAACCTTTACTGCTAACTATAAAATCCCATTAGACGATGTCCTAAAAGATTACTATTTAGTGCAATACGGATTTAAAGATGAAAATGATAATGACACCGATAGCCAAGAGCAAAATTTGTCATTTGAAAGGCATTGGCTCTACGATAATGGTTGGCATCGAACCATTTATTTACGCTTATTGTATGAAGACTATATTCAAGCATCTGAATCTGGGCATTCATTATTTGCCTTGCCGGGGATTTCTTTTTCGCGGGTAAGATCGCGCGGTAACACCATGCCAATGTGGGGCGATAAACAAAGCATTAGTTTTGAATATGGTGACCCCACCTTGTTTTCCGATACTCGCATTATTCGTGTGCTCGGTCATACTGGCTGGATTCGAGGTATTGGCCGTAACCATCGCTTTTTAACTCGAGTGGATGCGGGAGGTGCCTTTGCCGATAATTGGTCGGAAGTCCCACCGTCCTTGCGTTTCTTTGTAGGGGGGATTAACTCGCTAAGAGGTTATGGTTACGAAGAAATTTCACCTAGAGATGAAAATAATGAATTAGAAGGCGGTGCCTATATGGCGACGTCGAGTTTCGAATATCAATATCGAGTCACTGGCAATTGGTGGGGGGCGGCATTTTTGGATGTTGGTGATGCTTGGACCGATACTCCAAATTGGAAAAAAGGGGTTGGCTTAGGCATTCGTTGGGGATCGCCCGTTGGTCCGGTTCGTCTTGATTTTGCTTATGGACTAGATGCCGATAGCGGTGATGAATTCCGTATCCACTTTACTTTAGGTCCAGAGTTGTAATGAAACGATTACTCAAATGGCTACTTGGTATTATTTTGTTGATACCGACAACGGTGCTGATTGCGCTTTTATTGGTGGCGGTGCTGCTGTTTACCAATGTGGGTTTAAACAGTGGTTTATGGGTTGCGCAGAAATTGGTACCAGAGTTTAAAGTCGGTTCAACTGAAGGGAGCTTATTACCGGCTTTTACGTTGCACGATCTTGAATATAAAAGCCCTGACTTAGGTATTGCCACTGAGCTGAAACGCTTTGATTTTTCAACCTCATTGGATTGCTTATTCGAACATTCGGTATGTCTTGATACTATCGCGATCAACGGGTTAACGTTTGATATGCCAAACTTGCCCGCGTCTGAAGGCGAAGAGGTCGATGAGGGGAGTTCGAGCATGCCGACGATTTTTATGCCTATTCCTGTGTCACTGACTCATCTCGCTCTTAACGATATCGATCTTAATATCTTAGGTTATAAAGCCTCTTGGCATCAGTTCTCAACAGGATTGTATATGCAAGGTCGCACATTGACATTGCGACCAACACATTGGCAAAAAATTCGCCTAACGCTCGCCCCTGATGATGGTCAAAAGAGATCAGAACCCGTCGATAATACGCCATTGGCTCAACGACCAGATATTACCCTTCCCACTGTTACG
Encoded here:
- the tamA gene encoding autotransporter assembly complex protein TamA, yielding MKKSHLTSLLTCLLIFSATPSYAETDLTIEGLDGDLEDNVSSYLSAIKESEYSTSLRFQSRVKENITDALKALGYYNPDIQFKIEGDRDNPEADHEIIVTVDAGIPTIIYESDIVIEGEAATDADFLRLIDRSKLNLGQVLNHGNYEGLKSALRNLALQKGYFDGQFIVTRLQVSPSRNQAFVHLHYQSGQRYVFGSTSISGSQIEQKRVQSLVPYQAGDPYQSILVGELNQNLSSSEWFSNISVEPDIASVDEEKSLPMKVRVSPQTRNQIETGLGYSTDVGPRGKLSWKKPWLNKYGHSVGASVMLSHPEKTFTANYKIPLDDVLKDYYLVQYGFKDENDNDTDSQEQNLSFERHWLYDNGWHRTIYLRLLYEDYIQASESGHSLFALPGISFSRVRSRGNTMPMWGDKQSISFEYGDPTLFSDTRIIRVLGHTGWIRGIGRNHRFLTRVDAGGAFADNWSEVPPSLRFFVGGINSLRGYGYEEISPRDENNELEGGAYMATSSFEYQYRVTGNWWGAAFLDVGDAWTDTPNWKKGVGLGIRWGSPVGPVRLDFAYGLDADSGDEFRIHFTLGPEL